A stretch of the Nerophis ophidion isolate RoL-2023_Sa linkage group LG29, RoL_Noph_v1.0, whole genome shotgun sequence genome encodes the following:
- the tdo2a gene encoding tryptophan 2,3-dioxygenase A, whose protein sequence is MVAVQVEKEPVRKSESKLAPFEQVMSGCPYFQKRHLLFKNQPPKPEEEEDASQVGINRASKGGIIYGEYLQLDKILTAQVLQSELKGNKIHDEHLFIVTHQAYELWFKQILFELDSVREIFASGHVRDERNMLKVNTRIHRIVMIFRLLVDQFSVLETMTALDFFDFREYLSPASGFQSLQFRLVENKIGVPDNLRVPYNRQHYRDIFKGEDGEKLLATEKEATLLKLVEEWLERTPGLEIDGFNFWGRLETNIFDRLNKEEVKIEKMSDCEDKEEMMVELLGRKELFRSLFDVKRHEHLLSKGERRLSHKALQGALMIYFYREEPRFQVPFQLLTSLMDMDTLMTKWRYNHVCMVHRMIGSKAGTGGSSGYHYLRSTVSDRYKVFVDLFNLATYLVPRHWVPKLNPSVHTFLYTAECCDSSYCSSEDSD, encoded by the exons ATGGTGGCGGTTCAAG TTGAGAAGGAGCCGGTAAGGAAGAGCGAATCAAAGCTAGCCCCATTTGAACAAGTCATGAGCGGATGTCCTTACTTTCAGAAGAGGCATTT GTTGTTTAAAAACCAGCCTCCAAAGCCCGAGGAAGAAGAAGATGCCTCTCAGGTTGGCATCAACAGGGCTAGTAAAGGCGGCATCATCTATGGAGAGTACCTCCAG CTGGACAAAATTTTGACGGCTCAGGTGCTGCAGAGTGAACTGAAGGGTAATAAGATCCACGACGAGCACCTCTTCATCGTCACTCATCAAG CCTATGAGCTGTGGTTCAAACAGATCTTGTTTGAACTGGATTCAGTCCGTGAGATCTTCGCGAGTGGACAT GTTCGAGATGAACGCAACATGCTCAAGGTCAACACTCGCATCCACAGAATCGTTATGATCTTCAGGCTGCTGGTGGACCAGTTTTCCGTATTGGAAACCATGACAGCCTTGGACTTTTTTGACTTTAG GGAATATTTGTCTCCGGCCTCTGGCTTCCAAAGCCTTCAGTTCCGGCTCGTGGAGAACAAAATCGGGGTTCCGGACAACCTGAGGGTGCCGTACAACAGGCAGCACTATCGGGATATCTTCAAGGGTGAAGACGGTGAGAAGCTGCTCGCCACGGAAAAAGAGGCGACGCTCTTAAAACTCGTGGag GAGTGGCTGGAGAGAACTCCTGGCCTGGAAATTGATGGCTTCAACTTCTGGGGAAGGCTGGAGACCAATATATTCGACAGGCTGAATAAGGAGGAAGTGAAGATCGAG AAAATGTCCGACTGTGAGGACAAAGAGGAGATGATGGTGGAGCTGCTCGGACGGAAGGAGCTCTTTCGTTCCTTGTTTGACGTCAAGCGTCACGAGCACCTTCTCAGCAAAG GCGAGAGGCGACTGTCTCACAAAGCTCTGCAAGGTGCCCTCATGATCTACTTCTACAG ggaggAGCCAAGGTTCCAGGTTCCGTTCCAGCTGCTCACCTCCCTCATGGACATGGACACGCTCATGACCAAATGGAGAT ACAACCACGTATGCATGGTGCACCGCATGATTGGCAGCAAGGCCGGCACTGGAGGGTCGTCTGGCTACCACTACCTGAGGTCCACAGTCAG CGATCGCTACAAGGTCTTCGTGGACCTCTTCAACCTGGCCACCTACCTGGTGCCTCGCCACTGGGTGCCCAAGCTCAACCCCAGCGTGCACACCTTCTTGTACACGGCCGAGTGCTGCGACAGCTCCTACTGCAGCAGCGAGGACTCCGACTAG